The sequence GTGTAAACGTGTTGGTAACCCCAAGCAACTTCTTTGTCGATGATGTATCTTTCAATAACACGACGAATTGTTGCACCATTTGGCATCCAGTATGGAAGACCAGCACCAACTTCTGGGTCAACGAAGAACAAGTCAAGATCACGACCAATTGTTCTGTGATCACGTTCTTTAATTTCAGCACGACGTTTAAGGTCAGCTTTTAGTCCATCTTCTTTATAGAAGGCTGTACCATAAATTCTTTGTAGCATTGGATTACTTGACTTACCTTGCCAATAAGCACCAGCAACTGAAAGTAATTCAAAATGCTTCAAAGCCTTAAGATTTGCAAGTACAGCATCGTAACCAAAGTCAACAAAATCGTCTAATTTGTAAACAGGAATTTGAACTGAGTCAATTGCGTTGATCAATGATGACTTGTATGGATCGTCCTTGAACATATCAGCAAGATCTTTCTTGTCCATCATTGATCTTTCAATCTTGTCATTGTTTTTGATGATCTTATTCATCAAAGCAGTGATCTTTGGTAATTCATCAACACTGATTTGACCATCAGCACTATCAGTATCTACGAAGAAACCATCATCATTTGTGTGTTTTTCACCGAAGTGAAGATCTTTCTTGAAACTCTTAGCAGCAGCACTGAATACCAATGCAGCAGTATTTCTCAATACCTTTTGAGCATCTTCTTTATCTTCTGCTGAGATAATTTCGATTTTACCATCTTGTTTCAATGGACGTTCTAGGTCTACTAGGACATCATTGATTTTACCGGCAACAGCTTTTTTGCCTAGAGATGTACTGATTGATTTAGCAACATCCAAGGTTGTTGTGCCTTCGTCAAACTCCTTAACTGAATCGTCTGGGAATGTTAACTTGATTTTTGACATAGACTATTTCCTCCTAAGTATTAGATAACAAAAAAATACGTCCCTGAAGTACATCCATATCAATCGATATGTGCATACTTCAGGGACGTATTTTCTACGCGGTTCCACCCACTTTAAAACTGTACAACAAATAACAGTTTTCTCTCATTTGGTTATAAAGTAACCGGCCATTATACAGTTTTACGTGAAAGTGGTAACTCCAGTAATGGGTAAGCTTCCAGTAATCGTACCCTCCCTGAATTAGAACCGAAGTGTTATCTTTCATGGCTTTATTGAAACATTTATTTTTCAGAAATGCAAGTTATTTTTCAAATCTTCTATTAGGACCAGTTACAATTACTTCTCTAGAGAGGTATCTAACTCGCTCCATAATACGTTTTGCTTTAACTGGCTCTTCTTCACCGCGCTGGTTGATAGCAAGGTGTTTTTCCAATTCTTTCATTGAAAAATTGGAAGAGAAAAAGGTTGGTAAATTCTCTTGCATGCGATATTGCAAAATAACTCCTAAAACTTCATCCCTGATCCAACTAGACATTGAGTCTGCCCCAATATCATCTAGCATCAAAATTTCGGCGCCTTTGATTTTATTCACTTTCGCCAAGACACTGTTCGTACCGATAGAGTTTTTCATTTCAACGGCAAAGGTTGGAAAATGCATCATCGTTGTATGAATATCATTTTTGAATAATTCATTAGCAATTGCACCTAACAAATATGTTTTACCAACGCCAAAATCTCCAGCTAGATACAATCCTGGCACAAAGTTTTTTTGATTCAAATAATTATCGATAAAATCTAAAGCTTTTCCTAATGCATCTTGACGACCACTACCACCATAGTCATCTAATTTAGCATTTCTGATATCAGATGGCATATCCATCAAGACAAAACCAGTTTCATATTGATCACGTTTCTCCTTGTTTTGAGTTCTTTCATTAGGATAATAAGCCACTTCAATATTGTGATTATTGACGATCAATTTAGGATAATAGCCTTTGGACAATTCGCTGGCATGATTCTTATTATTATAAAATTCATAAATACTAGCAGCACTCGTTGAAAGAGCATTGGGATTGATTGAATCACTATTTTCCTTGAGAAACTTCTGTACGTCGGGATCTTTTAATGCACCATTAAGTAAACGGCGATAATCCTCCGTTAAATTTTTTGAATTTAAATATTCTGCCAGTCTGTTTCCTAAATTTTCCATGTTATTTATCCTTATTTCTTAATCGTTTTAATCTATCCTGTAATTGAACTCCATTGTCTTGTTGCTTATTTGTAGGAATTTTAGCTTTAACTTTCGACCAATCAGTTGCTTGTTCGACTTTACGGTTTTTATTGTTATAACGTCGTTTGCCACGAGGCCGATTTTGAAAATCAGTAATTCTTTGCAGTGCTTGCTCTGGCGTTTTAACGCCGTTTTGTTTCCAGTCATTTGCCACGGTCTCTAAAAATGGTGTCGATAAAACTGATGCGCTTTGTAAAATATAATAAACCATAATATTTATAACAGAAGATGGCAAATATGCCTTCATTGCCATATCTCGCAAAGCATTAGCTTCGACTTTACCAACAAAACCACCACTCTTTTGCTTCTGAGCGGCTAAAAAGTCCGCTGGAGTTAATTTCTTAGCTTGTTGCAAAATCA comes from Companilactobacillus pabuli and encodes:
- the dnaI gene encoding primosomal protein DnaI yields the protein MENLGNRLAEYLNSKNLTEDYRRLLNGALKDPDVQKFLKENSDSINPNALSTSAASIYEFYNNKNHASELSKGYYPKLIVNNHNIEVAYYPNERTQNKEKRDQYETGFVLMDMPSDIRNAKLDDYGGSGRQDALGKALDFIDNYLNQKNFVPGLYLAGDFGVGKTYLLGAIANELFKNDIHTTMMHFPTFAVEMKNSIGTNSVLAKVNKIKGAEILMLDDIGADSMSSWIRDEVLGVILQYRMQENLPTFFSSNFSMKELEKHLAINQRGEEEPVKAKRIMERVRYLSREVIVTGPNRRFEK